Proteins encoded within one genomic window of Bacillus sp. 1NLA3E:
- a CDS encoding HNH endonuclease — protein sequence MDNRISRYSMTMGECEITGNFLYANEVHCHHYFPVHLDGSDQFKNLRILHKDVHKLIHMTEKTTITILISNLGISGPTVQKINTYREKCGIEPIS from the coding sequence ATGGATAATCGGATAAGTCGATACAGTATGACAATGGGGGAATGTGAAATCACAGGCAACTTCCTTTATGCTAACGAAGTTCACTGTCATCATTATTTCCCAGTACATCTCGATGGAAGCGACCAATTCAAAAACCTTCGCATTCTCCATAAAGATGTACATAAATTAATTCATATGACGGAAAAAACGACGATAACTATACTCATATCGAACCTTGGTATTTCTGGACCGACGGTCCAGAAGATTAATACTTACCGCGAAAAATGCGGAATAGAACCAATCTCTTAA
- a CDS encoding ABC transporter permease: MNIAWKEMKKSKARFLILGSIVFLVSLLTFIISGLANGLSLDSAGLIKDLPDGQFYMTKEANQTYSMSRIDHSIQNQILSKQKDAAAFSIQMGFLNDRDGKQRSFAFVTATKSTWFKNVEKGEVVLDKSMEDDGIKIGDSLTNNQYKGKFVVKGFVNNSKYSHAAVAYISMEDYKEIYGTDEMQLIFIPEGGTVPTFSGMESFSNNQFLNTISSYKSEQMSLNMIIWFLVVISGMLFAIFFYMMNVQKIGLYGILKAIGVKTSTLFKIMWAQMVFITVIALSISISLSQIFNKVAPKGIPFSLTTETTAQLSIVFLIIGFVGATLSGLQVKTIQPLQAIQQGEV, from the coding sequence ATGAACATTGCATGGAAAGAAATGAAGAAAAGTAAAGCAAGATTTTTGATTTTAGGCTCCATTGTTTTTCTCGTTAGTTTATTAACGTTTATTATATCCGGTTTGGCAAATGGATTATCACTTGACAGTGCTGGTTTAATAAAGGATTTGCCGGATGGACAATTTTATATGACGAAGGAAGCCAATCAGACCTATAGCATGTCAAGAATAGACCACAGTATTCAAAATCAAATTTTAAGCAAACAAAAGGATGCCGCGGCATTTTCCATTCAAATGGGGTTTTTAAATGATCGTGATGGTAAGCAGCGAAGTTTCGCTTTCGTGACAGCGACCAAATCTACGTGGTTTAAAAATGTAGAAAAAGGGGAAGTTGTACTCGACAAGTCAATGGAAGACGATGGTATCAAAATTGGAGATTCTTTAACCAATAATCAATACAAAGGCAAGTTTGTTGTAAAAGGCTTTGTAAACAACAGTAAATACAGCCATGCAGCTGTAGCTTATATCAGTATGGAGGACTATAAAGAAATTTATGGAACCGACGAAATGCAGTTGATTTTTATACCTGAAGGGGGTACAGTCCCAACATTCTCTGGTATGGAATCCTTTTCGAATAATCAATTCCTTAATACCATTTCGAGTTATAAATCAGAACAGATGTCCCTTAATATGATTATTTGGTTTTTAGTTGTCATTAGTGGAATGTTGTTTGCCATCTTTTTTTACATGATGAATGTTCAAAAGATTGGTTTATACGGTATTCTCAAGGCGATAGGTGTAAAAACAAGTACGCTGTTTAAAATAATGTGGGCGCAAATGGTGTTTATCACCGTCATTGCACTCAGTATATCCATTTCCCTCAGTCAAATTTTTAATAAGGTAGCACCTAAAGGAATACCGTTTAGTTTAACCACTGAAACAACAGCTCAATTGTCGATCGTCTTCCTAATTATAGGATTTGTTGGCGCAACGCTTTCCGGCTTACAAGTTAAAACAATTCAACCATTACAAGCTATTCAACAAGGAGAGGTTTAA